The region TACATTCTTAGCTCATAAAAATCAATTGcccttgttctttctttgcgCTAAATATGGTCCAAAAGTAAATACAATTAGTAGAGAACATGACAAAAGAGTTCAACAGTCATTCCTTTTGGAGACATAACGTCAGTCTCATCCACTCAAGATCGAGAACTTTTAAATCAAACATGATCAAAATCTTTTGAGTCTAAACTTGTTTATCGTTCTGGATAATTTGAGTCACATATCCTACCTTCAAGAGCCTGTAGTTCTAATCTGCAGTGGAAGGAAAGTTCAAACTCGTGTCGTGAAGAGCTTTCTCAGTCCGCCATAGTTTCAAAAAGTCTTTAGGCTTTCATTTATAAATCGGAAAGACAAAATGTGTGCTATAAAGAACATATCCAAGACAAAAGCACTTGAAACAGCTCCCATTCatgaaaacgaaattttaacatacattttcaacttTCAACGAATTATTTTAAAACTGGCTACAGATGGCGTTCAGATTTCGACAGATTCGTCCAGTGCATGGGTTCTTCACCGGGCTCTTGTGGATTGGGACGcctatttgttttgctttctcaaaCTTGACTTTCTAAACAAAACTATCAATTTCGATATAAAATTTGTACTGTATGACGAACGATATTCTTCTTCTCAGTTAGAGTAACATACAAACAATAGCTTCAATATAGCTCAACCTCGTAAAAGCTAATGCCATTTCCTACACCGGCCCTTCGTTAAAGAATACAAAGTGCGAAGGTGTGAAAGTAAATCAATTGTTTactgaacaaaatatttctactaCTTTCAGGGTCTGAGAGTGCGAAACTGTCAACGAACTAAATGTTCGAATCGCATGAACTATCGGTTCAGATGACCCCTGTAGAAGACTTTTTCAAGTTCAACCCCCCCTCCCACCTGGATTTCCAGGGTCCTTGACCCCTCCAACGAGAATTTCCAGAATCCCATCTGTCggggggggtgtggattttttctggaacaacCCAATGTGGTAAGTTaaagaaatttcaagatttccgTCCTCGGACCTGAAATCCTGCCATCCTGccaaactatggtcgctaaatgcgaacttgttctttaaggaacctcaacagttaactaaatttaCTCaagatgggtccacttaaacaaagtttggtagagaacatttcacttcattAAGATGTAATATAGCACTACTTTTGGGGTACAGACACAGTGGccttttcagatttagggtgttcttccgggcaagttctctcaaAAACGAAGTCAGTgacccccccattttttttacatttctgacatcactaactcatcatctttcaatggtaaaatttgcagaaaaaatgtcagtgcaaacgtccttaaatgataaattaaattaaactgaaAGGAGGTAAAAGTTAAAGATGAACTTGCATGACTTTACAACAAGTGTTACTGTACCACTGTGTGGTTTACCAATTTACCATTCTGAGCTGTAAATTTGTAGACTCCTTTTGCCTGTGTTTGTATTTTGGGAAGGAGGAGAATTTCTCCCTGGTGCAGAACTCTTAATTGCCAGGAATGTTGCACctgtgagctaaagtactaatttagatttttacccagttttgacctaaaaacagcaaatttagcatgacagtgcccctttaagatgAACTCACATGACTTTACAGCAAGTGTCGCTGTATCGCTGACTGCTTTACCAATGTCATTCTGAGCTGTACATTTGTACACTCCTGTTGCCTCTCTCTGTACTTTGCGAAAGAGGAAAATCTCTCCTTCATGCAGCGATGTTTCGTTATCACCTTCGGACCATGTTATGGTTGGTTTTGGACTTCCAGTTGCAATACATTGAAGATAAATGTAACTTCCTTCTAGGGCAGTCTGATCATTTGGTCCAATTTCTATAGAAGGTGGATCTAAATTTAAACAACAAACATTGCATCTTAGGAACTGGATGACATGAGAGCCTTTGAAGAGAGGTGTACAACTCTACAAAAAAGGGATGCATTAAATATAGTAGTAAATGGTTCTGCTGATTcataagcaattttttttaatgtggtttggatttgttattTACAGACTTCATCATGTTAGATTCttcaaaacaccaaaaaatataaaatatgtaATGTCAAAATATGACTTACAATTAACTGTTACTGGTATGGAAGCACTTGCATTCCTCCCAATTCCATTCTGAGCAATGCACAGATAAATGCCGGCTTGCCCTCGTGTGATGTTCTTAAGGGTGTAATTGCTTCCCTCATGCAAGACAGAGTCATTGCCATCTTTTGTCCAAATGATATTTGGTGATGGATTTCCATTTGACTTGCAGTACAAAGTGATTGTCTTATTCTCAGTGACAATCACAGGAGTAGGAGATTTCTCTGTAATTAACAGTTCTGAGTGAAAGAAGagtaataataatgttaataataaatGTATCAACACAATAACTTACCAAAAAAGGTTACAGATAGCCTATCCGCTGGCTGCTTTTACAGTTCAAAGTTCACTAACTGCATTTCCAAGGTACATGTGTGTAAAATAACTGTGTCCCAAAAATAGTTGCACTTTTTTCTGGCCATTTTAACACAGTTCACTTACTATGGCTAGTCAAGTATCACTGTTTCTTACATGTACCAAGTGTACTTAAAGACTATACTGAAAAGGAAATACACAGTAACATCGCCATACTAAGAGAACATTGAAAAGGAAATACACTGTAACATCGATGATATAATTGTGTATTTCTTCTTTTATACTCTCTTAGTACAGCAATATTATTTTCTATTTCCTTTTTGATATTCTCTTGGTACACTTCTCGACATTCTCTTAGTATGGTTAGAAGTGAGAAAAAGCAAAGAGAGATGATATTACTTTAGTAAGCTTAGTACAGGTGGTGCCGGCGGTGTTATCATGTAATGTCTTTTACATAATCCATTGGAACTGGTAATGTTCTTActgtagatggttttcactcatgtgactTGACAGCCATTTGGCCTCTGTGATGTCACAAGAAAACCAGCTATGGCTAAGTACCGGTACGTGATTCATGCATACTATAGtgagaaagagagaaaaaggtaaacCCTAAAACTGGCAGCATTTGAAAACCTAATCAGAATATTAttcaaaatatatttaaaaaatatcaaCTATCAATTTGAAAGTGAACAAAGTTAAGTAGTGGCTGGCAATTTGTCTGGCATAATGGTTGTTCCAAAGGTATATACTGAAATAGGTGGTATAAATCACTATCAAGCAGGTTAACCACTAAGAAAACGAATAATAATTGAGTTATCCACTTGATAGCAGTGATTTATTCAGCGGATAGAATTGTCCGCCCATGACAAACAACCTGGGTGTAAATAATTCCTCTCGCATAGTTTCAATATTATTTACAGCAGAAACATGAGCAGCTTTACAACAAATTAACTTTGTCTCATCACTTCTTACCTTTCACTTCAGGTGGGCTGTACAACAGCTTCATTGAAACTGGCTCATTGTCTGCATCCAGTCCCACAATGTTGAATCTGTAGACAGACCCATTATCTGCCCTTGTGACATTGTGTATTTTAAAATGTCCATTTGGAGTAATCTCACACTGTGATCCATTCATATATGGACCAATCCAAAATGATTTGCTGGGTTCCTTCCTGGCTCCTACTTCAAAAGTCCAGCGACCATCACTATGTTGGATGTTGACTCCAACACTAATATTTGTGTCGATGTAACTGCTCAAGTTGGGAAAGAAGTTTGATAAGGACCACTCATTTGTCCCATCCACCACTTTAACTAATTTCGGTTTGCTTTCAGGGTTCACTTctacaaaagacaaaaaatttGTCCAGATATTTCTGCAAtgattcaataattatttactgaCTTCTCATGGAAAGGAATCAACATAAGGGAATTATAAATACTTCAAAACATCCCTTTTTATTTAAAACTGCATCactcattggataatgcaattcaagACTTTTCATGGGtttagccatcatggtatatgagataaataaataaaaaataatatacCATAATCTACAAATATGGTGAGCGTACATGTCACCTTAAAATTAATAGGGTCAGGGAGCTAAAAAACTTTCGCTGAGGAAAACTAATTTAGAAACGTTCACCCTCTGTGTATGGGTTGATCAGAACAATTCATTGGTATTTCCTTTTTATTCTATGTATTGACTTTAGGGTTAGAGTAAGGACAGTGTCGTAAGTGTTTTAGTGTTTTAAgcgtacatgtacaatgtagaggaagtttttttttaatcatcaTTTTTAGCGATTTATATAGCCAGTATAGGAATTTTGTATACTGCATGTACACGTATgtatttgttgtaattttaTAGAACTTGTAATTTTGCATTGTATCTTAACAATTGACTTATGTAAATTATTGTAGATAGGTGTCACCAATTAGTTTAGTAGCTTATGTAAACTAGACACTCATATGACATGTTTAaaaaggtattattattattaaacaacaGCAGCCCACGAAAATCGCTTCGCACTGGAGTTTAATGGAAAAGAACTCCTTGAACTGTCACAAAACACAACACCAAAACAATGCTAGTTGAGACAATTATTTATCTGTAAATTTTAACATCCAGTTTAGAATTTGCATACATGAATGATATATCATTacgtacactgtacatgtaacaacTTTAGGCTTATAAAACCGTTTTTCGCTCAATCCGAGGTGAGCGATCCAAGTTGATCTGGcccgacttttgtacctgcccaatTAAAACTAACTTAATTTTCCACAACCCCGCACCTCACTTCGCTTCTACCTTGGCAGAGGATTTTTTCTCCCAAGAACAATCATTGGAAAACAGTAGAGATTGCTTGGAgaggaaaatgatttctctctCGTCGGCACTGATGGGTCTGTAGTTATTGGCGAAGTCGAGTTATATAATTACGTGTAGTCTAAATACAGGGCAACACACAAGCAAGTAAATTCATCATGAAGAACGCTCTCATTCACTGCCGATCCAAATGATCATGAACCAAAAGACTTTAGCCTGCATGGCTGGCGGTGTTGTAGGCGCACGGAATAAAGTTTTGGCGGCGAAGCCCAAACAGAATAGGGAGGGAGGAGGACTCTGAACCGCCGCCTAAACTTTATTCCGCGCGCCTACGTACAATACctccagctacgcaggctaaaatACTTGTACTTCAATACTTCGTACTTCAAGACTGGGTGCTTATAGTTACATTGTAATGTACTTAGTCTTCGAATGAGAAAGACATACGACTTACCTGTGACAGCCACAGCTAGAAAGAGAATTACCGGTAATAGCGAAGAAGACATACTCAATGGGGTAAGTACTTGGTGTAggcactcatatagtggtccggTGTAGTaactcatatagtggtcccaGGTGGCGTACTTAACCAtgcttaatcatccctagccgtacctaagcatccctaaccgtacttaagcatcctttatcatccctagtcgtacttaagcatccctaaccataCTTAAGCATTCTTTATCATCCCtgaccgtacttaagcatcctttatcatccttagccgtacttaagcatccctaagcgtacttaagcatccttcttcatccttaaccgtacttaagcatcctttatcatccctagccgtacgtAAGCATccttaagcgtacttaagcatcctttatcatccttagccgtacttaagcatccttaagcgtacttaagcatccttcttcatccttaaccgtacttaagcatacttcatcatccctagccgtacttaagcatccttaagcgtacttaagcatccttcttcatccctaaccgtacttaagcatccttaagcgtacttaagcatcctttatcatccttagccgtacttaagcatccctatgAGTatttaagcatccttcttcatccttaaccgtacttaagcatcctttatcatcccttgccgtacttaagcatccctaaccgtacttaagcatcctttatcatccctgaCCATACTTAAGAATCCTTTATCATCcatagccgtacttaagcatccctaagcgtacttaagcatcctttatcatccttaaccgtacttaagcatccctaagcgtacttaagcatccttctttatccttaaccgtacttaagcatcctttatcatccttaaccgtacttaagcatccctaagcgtacttaagcatccttcttcatccctaaccgtacttaagcatcctttatcatccctagccgtacttaagcatccctaaccgtacttaagcatcctttatcatccctgaccatacttaagcatcctttatcatccttaaccgtacttaagcatccctaagcgtacttaagcatccttctttatccttaaccgtacttaagcatcctttatcatccttaaccgtacttaagcatccctaagcgtacttaagcatccttcttcatccctagccgtacttaagcatcctttatcatccctagccgtacttaagcatccctaaccgtacttaagcatcctttatcatccctgaCCATACTTAAGAATCCTTTATCATCcatagccgtacttaagcatccctaagcgtacttaagcatccttcttcatccctaaccgtacttaagcatcctttatcatccctagccgcacttaagcatccttaagcatacttaagcatccttcttcatccttaaccgtacttaagcatcctttatcatccctagtcgtacttaagcatccctaaccataCTTAAGCATTCTTTATCATCCCtgaccgtacttaagcatcctttatcatccctgaCCATACTTAAGAATCCTTTATCATCcatagccgtacttaagcatccctaagcgtacttaagcatccttcttcatccctaaccgtacttaagcatcctttatcatccctagccgcacttaagcatccttaagcatacttaagcatccttcttcatccttaAACGTACTTAAGCATTCTTTATCATCCCtgaccgtacttaagcatcctttatcatccttagccgtacttaagcatccctaagcgtacttaagcatccttcttcatccctaaccgtacttaagcatcctttatcatccttaaccgtacttaagcatccctaagcgtacttaagcatccttctttatccttaaccgtacttaagcatcctttatcatccttaaccgtacttaagcatccctaagcgtacttaagcatccttcttcatccctaaccgtacttaagcatcctttatcatccttaaccgtacttaagcatgcTTAAGCGTACTTAAGAACCCTTCCTCacccctaaccgtacttaagcattcttaatcatccctagccgtacctaagcatccttagctgtacttaAGCATCACTTAAGCCTCCTTAATCGTCCCTATGCAACCTTAAGCATCCTTAGTCATCCCTACGCATGCCTACACGTACCTAAGGATCCATTCTTTTCCTTAGGCCTACTTAATTGTCCTTGATTATCCCTAGCTGTTCAGTTACAGTGAAGTACAACTCCTGTTAAACTTTGGAAAATCATAACCATATACCATAAAAATCGTAAAAACATACATCTCTTATTATCActgctactaaatttgcaaatggaaacaaggaggccccattaggggttatcaggatacagGATATTTAGTTCACAATTTATAGGCATACTTGATATATGGGGGGAAACTTAACGGGAAACAGAATATTTAGGCCAGACATTAATGACATACGGGATATTTAGAACCCCCCGCCCCTCATGGGGCCTCAACATTCAGCAC is a window of Montipora capricornis isolate CH-2021 chromosome 13, ASM3666992v2, whole genome shotgun sequence DNA encoding:
- the LOC138030264 gene encoding leucine-rich repeats and immunoglobulin-like domains protein 1, which codes for MSSSLLPVILFLAVAVTEVNPESKPKLVKVVDGTNEWSLSNFFPNLSSYIDTNISVGVNIQHSDGRWTFEVGARKEPSKSFWIGPYMNGSQCEITPNGHFKIHNVTRADNGSVYRFNIVGLDADNEPVSMKLLYSPPEVKELLITEKSPTPVIVTENKTITLYCKSNGNPSPNIIWTKDGNDSVLHEGSNYTLKNITRGQAGIYLCIAQNGIGRNASASIPVTVNYPPSIEIGPNDQTALEGSYIYLQCIATGSPKPTITWSEGDNETSLHEGEIFLFRKVQREATGVYKCTAQNDIGKAVSDTATLAVKSYDMTKTANTGCSSSKWLGIGVLVGFALTIIITGIVFVLYTKFHHFCSQKKRYTVTQDDLGHENLEMKECGPGQNPEHGGPSGVQENPVTKFPGYGIQLNLD